A region of Vitis riparia cultivar Riparia Gloire de Montpellier isolate 1030 chromosome 12, EGFV_Vit.rip_1.0, whole genome shotgun sequence DNA encodes the following proteins:
- the LOC117926580 gene encoding protein SPA1-RELATED 3-like isoform X3, translating to MTNLSESAQDKSNCSRGLNAGVVSSQSSRLLIGNRTVFSGDTSDNLRCLFRTSESQQVRPSCADLNDNPLGFSGACEDEMEEGHTVRGVERGDVSLRRWLDKPNRSVDLLECLHIFRQIVEIVNLAHSQGVVVHNVRPSCFVMSSSNRVSFIESASCSSSGSDSYENDFNQHSLPSPQNLQKLQSRLVTEDYPTEISASGTSRVASGTSQVASDTSSLQLSAAFALQQLIVEEMEENKLTNSRKIEAEERKKTFPLEQILLMENSWYCSPEEDEGAPSSFCSDVYRLGVLLFELFCTFSLTEEKFSTMSNLKHRVLPPHLLLKWPKEASFCLWLLHPQPSTRPKLSEVLHSEFLNEPRDHLEEHEALIKLTKDIEEQEVLLEFLLQVQQRKLVAADKLHGALSCLSSDIGEVMEQQMILNKKGGSFLKLKRDELSVFDKVDYPSQCLAGKGSASLGLRKRIRQGHDPHCVEDWSEHLDEVQKSETQSGNQEAILSKGSRLMKNFKKLESAYFSTRCKPSKPTEKMLTRSSPISSTGWGSLVITEGSSVDNLVSKAGYNEGKGSRWINPFLEGLCKYLSFSNLKVRADLKQGDLLNSPNLVCSLSFDRDREFFATAGVNKKIKVFECDMILNENRDIHYPVTEMASQSKLSCICWNGYIKNQIVSSDFEGVVQVWDVSRSQRFMEMKEHEKRVWSVDFSLADPTKLASGGDDGAVKLWNINQGGSIGTIKTKANVCCVQFPPDSARSLAIGSADHKIVL from the exons ATGACGAACTTATCTGAGTCAGCTCAGGATAAGTCTAATTGTTCCAGGGGATTAAATGCTGGTGTGGTTTCAAGTCAGAGTTCAAGGTTGCTAATTGGAAATAGGACTGTTTTCTCAGGAGACACATCGGATAATTTGAGGTGTTTATTTAGGACAAGTGAATCACAACAAGTTAGACCCAGTTGTGCAGATCTTAATGATAACCCTTTGGGTTTTTCTGGAGCCTGTGAGGATGAGATGGAAGAGGGCCACACAGTTCGTGGAGTTGAGCGAGGTGATGTTAGCTTAAGGCGGTGGTTGGACAAGCCAAACCGGTCAGTGGACCTATTGGAGTGCCTACACATTTTCAGGCAGATTGTGGAGATTGTAAACTTAGCACATTCCCAGGGAGTAGTTGTTCATAATGTACGGCCTTCGTGTTTTGTCATGTCTTCTTCCAATCGTGTCTCCTTTATCGAGTCTGCATCATGTTCAAGTTCGGGGTCTGATTCATATGAGAATGATTTCAATCAGCACTCCTTACCATCTCCACAGAACTTGCAAAAGCTGCAAAGTAGGTTGGTAACTGAAGATTACCCAACAGAGATATCTGCATCAGGTACTTCTCGAGTGGCATCAGGTACTTCTCAGGTGGCATCAGATACCAGTAGCTTGCAGTTGAGTGCAGCCTTCGCATTGCAGCAATTAATAGtggaagaaatggaagaaaacaaattaactAACAGCAGGAAGATTGAAgctgaagaaaggaaaaagactTTCCCATTGGAGCAGATATTGCTCATGGAGAACAGTTGGTACTGTAGTCcagaagaagatgaaggtgCCCCAAGTTCCTTTTGTTCAGATGTATATAGATTGGGGGTTCTTCTTTTTGAG TTGTTTTGTACATTCAGCTTAACAGAAGAAAAATTCAGCACTATGTCGAATCTGAAACACCGAGTTTTGCCCCCTCACTTATTGTTGAAGTGGCCAAAGGAAGCTTCATTTTGTCTATGGTTGTTACATCCTCAGCCAAGCACTCGACCAAAATTGAG TGAGGTGCTACATAGTGAGTTCCTTAATGAACCGAGGGATCATTTGGAAGAACACGAAGCACTAATAAAGCTTACAAAGGATATAGAAGAGCAGGAAGTGCTGTTGGAATTCCTTTTGCAGGTGCAACAAAGAAAACTGGTAGCTGCTGATAAGTTGCATGGAGCCCTAAGCTGCCTCTCTTCTGATATTGGAGAAGTAATGGAACAACAAATGATACTCAACAAAAAGGGTGGCTCATTCCTGAAACTGAAGAGGGATGAACTTTCTGTTTTTGATAAAGTTGATTATCCTTCCCAATGTCTTGCTGGAAAGGGCTCTGCTAGCTTGGGACTCAGAAAGCGGATTAGACAGGGACATGACCCTCATTGTGTGGAGGATTGGAGTGAGCATCTAGATGAGGTTCAAAAGTCAGAAACACAAAGCGGGAATCAGGAAGCCATACTCTCTAAAGGTTCTCGATTGATGAAGAACTTTAAGAAATTGGAGTCAGCTTACTTTTCAACAAGATGCAAACCCAGCAAGCCAACTGAGAAAATGTTGACTAGGAGTTCTCCCATTAGTAGTACTGGTTGGGGTTCCCTTGTCATAACTGAAGGGAGTTCAGTTGATAACCTGGTATCTAAAGCTGGGTATAATGAAGGTAAAGGAAGTAGATGGATAAATCCCTTCCTTGAGGGTTTGTGCAAGTATTTATCTTTCAGCAACTTAAAGGTTAGGGCGGACCTGAAGCAAGGTGACCTATTAAATTCTCCAAACTTAGTGTGTTCCCTGAGTTTTGATCGCGACAGAGAATTCTTTGCTACAGCTGGAGTGAACAAGAAGATTAAAGTTTTTGAATGTGACATGATCCTAAATGAAAATCGTGATATTCACTATCCTGTAACTGAGATGGCAAGTCAGTCAAAACTAAGCTGTATATGTTGGAATGGTTATATTAAAAACCAGATTGTGTCAAGTGACTTTGAAGGAGTTGTACAG GTATGGGATGTTTCAAGAAGTCAAAGATTTATGGAAATGAAGGAGCATGAAAAGCGTGTATGGTCTGTTGACTTTTCATTAGCTGATCCAACAAAACTGGCAAGCGGGGGTGATGATGGTGCAGTTAAATTGTGGAATATCAATCAG
- the LOC117926580 gene encoding protein SPA1-RELATED 3-like isoform X4 has protein sequence MTNLSESAQDKSNCSRGLNAGVVSSQSSRLLIGNRTVFSGDTSDNLRCLFRTSESQQVRPSCADLNDNPLGFSGACEDEMEEGHTVRGVERGDVSLRRWLDKPNRSVDLLECLHIFRQIVEIVNLAHSQGVVVHNVRPSCFVMSSSNRVSFIESASCSSSGSDSYENDFNQHSLPSPQNLQKLQSRLVTEDYPTEISASGTSRVASGTSQVASDTSSLQLSAAFALQQLIVEEMEENKLTNSRKIEAEERKKTFPLEQILLMENSWYCSPEEDEGAPSSFCSDVYRLGVLLFELFCTFSLTEEKFSTMSNLKHRVLPPHLLLKWPKEASFCLWLLHPQPSTRPKLSEVLHSEFLNEPRDHLEEHEALIKLTKDIEEQEVLLEFLLQVQQRKLVAADKLHGALSCLSSDIGEVMEQQMILNKKGGSFLKLKRDELSVFDKVDYPSQCLAGKGSASLGLRKRIRQGHDPHCVEDWSEHLDEVQKSETQSGNQEAILSKGSRLMKNFKKLESAYFSTRCKPSKPTEKMLTRSSPISSTGWGSLVITEGSSVDNLVSKAGYNEGKGSRWINPFLEGLCKYLSFSNLKVRADLKQGDLLNSPNLVCSLSFDRDREFFATAGVNKKIKVFECDMILNENRDIHYPVTEMASQSKLSCICWNGYIKNQIVSSDFEGVVQVWDVSRSQRFMEMKEHEKRVWSVDFSLADPTKLASGGDDGAVKLWNINQAILFLHLVDVSFETKRWKHWYH, from the exons ATGACGAACTTATCTGAGTCAGCTCAGGATAAGTCTAATTGTTCCAGGGGATTAAATGCTGGTGTGGTTTCAAGTCAGAGTTCAAGGTTGCTAATTGGAAATAGGACTGTTTTCTCAGGAGACACATCGGATAATTTGAGGTGTTTATTTAGGACAAGTGAATCACAACAAGTTAGACCCAGTTGTGCAGATCTTAATGATAACCCTTTGGGTTTTTCTGGAGCCTGTGAGGATGAGATGGAAGAGGGCCACACAGTTCGTGGAGTTGAGCGAGGTGATGTTAGCTTAAGGCGGTGGTTGGACAAGCCAAACCGGTCAGTGGACCTATTGGAGTGCCTACACATTTTCAGGCAGATTGTGGAGATTGTAAACTTAGCACATTCCCAGGGAGTAGTTGTTCATAATGTACGGCCTTCGTGTTTTGTCATGTCTTCTTCCAATCGTGTCTCCTTTATCGAGTCTGCATCATGTTCAAGTTCGGGGTCTGATTCATATGAGAATGATTTCAATCAGCACTCCTTACCATCTCCACAGAACTTGCAAAAGCTGCAAAGTAGGTTGGTAACTGAAGATTACCCAACAGAGATATCTGCATCAGGTACTTCTCGAGTGGCATCAGGTACTTCTCAGGTGGCATCAGATACCAGTAGCTTGCAGTTGAGTGCAGCCTTCGCATTGCAGCAATTAATAGtggaagaaatggaagaaaacaaattaactAACAGCAGGAAGATTGAAgctgaagaaaggaaaaagactTTCCCATTGGAGCAGATATTGCTCATGGAGAACAGTTGGTACTGTAGTCcagaagaagatgaaggtgCCCCAAGTTCCTTTTGTTCAGATGTATATAGATTGGGGGTTCTTCTTTTTGAG TTGTTTTGTACATTCAGCTTAACAGAAGAAAAATTCAGCACTATGTCGAATCTGAAACACCGAGTTTTGCCCCCTCACTTATTGTTGAAGTGGCCAAAGGAAGCTTCATTTTGTCTATGGTTGTTACATCCTCAGCCAAGCACTCGACCAAAATTGAG TGAGGTGCTACATAGTGAGTTCCTTAATGAACCGAGGGATCATTTGGAAGAACACGAAGCACTAATAAAGCTTACAAAGGATATAGAAGAGCAGGAAGTGCTGTTGGAATTCCTTTTGCAGGTGCAACAAAGAAAACTGGTAGCTGCTGATAAGTTGCATGGAGCCCTAAGCTGCCTCTCTTCTGATATTGGAGAAGTAATGGAACAACAAATGATACTCAACAAAAAGGGTGGCTCATTCCTGAAACTGAAGAGGGATGAACTTTCTGTTTTTGATAAAGTTGATTATCCTTCCCAATGTCTTGCTGGAAAGGGCTCTGCTAGCTTGGGACTCAGAAAGCGGATTAGACAGGGACATGACCCTCATTGTGTGGAGGATTGGAGTGAGCATCTAGATGAGGTTCAAAAGTCAGAAACACAAAGCGGGAATCAGGAAGCCATACTCTCTAAAGGTTCTCGATTGATGAAGAACTTTAAGAAATTGGAGTCAGCTTACTTTTCAACAAGATGCAAACCCAGCAAGCCAACTGAGAAAATGTTGACTAGGAGTTCTCCCATTAGTAGTACTGGTTGGGGTTCCCTTGTCATAACTGAAGGGAGTTCAGTTGATAACCTGGTATCTAAAGCTGGGTATAATGAAGGTAAAGGAAGTAGATGGATAAATCCCTTCCTTGAGGGTTTGTGCAAGTATTTATCTTTCAGCAACTTAAAGGTTAGGGCGGACCTGAAGCAAGGTGACCTATTAAATTCTCCAAACTTAGTGTGTTCCCTGAGTTTTGATCGCGACAGAGAATTCTTTGCTACAGCTGGAGTGAACAAGAAGATTAAAGTTTTTGAATGTGACATGATCCTAAATGAAAATCGTGATATTCACTATCCTGTAACTGAGATGGCAAGTCAGTCAAAACTAAGCTGTATATGTTGGAATGGTTATATTAAAAACCAGATTGTGTCAAGTGACTTTGAAGGAGTTGTACAG GTATGGGATGTTTCAAGAAGTCAAAGATTTATGGAAATGAAGGAGCATGAAAAGCGTGTATGGTCTGTTGACTTTTCATTAGCTGATCCAACAAAACTGGCAAGCGGGGGTGATGATGGTGCAGTTAAATTGTGGAATATCAATCAGGCAATTCTATTTTTGCACTTGGTGGATGTCAGCTTTGAAACTAAAC